The following proteins are co-located in the Opitutaceae bacterium genome:
- a CDS encoding MarR family transcriptional regulator has translation MPLLMLKDLPRYECLLKGAKRFPDLDPSALEVYLHLLRTGDEVFRATDAFLSSRNISQGRFTVLMLLMNRHDDCGDRRTPAELAEKAGVARATMTGLIDTLEKDGFVKREPDSQDRRMMSVNLTPKGEAFLHSFLPEHFRQTAALMSGLNETERRTLVQLLGKVLQGTMKVTTAANAKSQNPAASVA, from the coding sequence ATGCCGCTGCTGATGCTCAAGGACCTTCCGCGTTATGAGTGCCTTCTGAAAGGTGCCAAGCGGTTTCCTGACCTGGATCCATCGGCGTTGGAAGTTTACCTGCATTTGCTGAGAACGGGCGACGAGGTGTTCAGGGCAACGGACGCATTTCTTTCATCCAGGAATATTTCCCAAGGCCGGTTCACCGTGCTCATGCTGCTCATGAATCGGCATGATGACTGTGGGGATCGCCGCACGCCCGCTGAACTGGCGGAGAAGGCGGGTGTGGCCAGGGCGACAATGACTGGCTTGATCGACACCCTGGAGAAGGACGGATTTGTGAAGCGTGAGCCGGATTCACAGGATCGCCGCATGATGTCGGTGAACCTCACGCCAAAGGGGGAAGCCTTCCTGCACAGCTTTCTCCCGGAGCATTTTCGACAAACTGCCGCCCTGATGTCCGGACTGAACGAGACTGAACGTAGAACCCTTGTTCAGTTGCTCGGCAAAGTTCTTCAAGGCACGATGAAAGTCACAACTGCGGCGAACGCAAAGTCCCAGAATCCCGCGGCCAGCGTGGCCTGA
- a CDS encoding efflux RND transporter periplasmic adaptor subunit: protein MLKRLLCLIGGVALVFFTLGAVKVSQIKEMSSHQHAMPAAAVTSAKAEQAVWRRTLNSIATLAPVEGVLLAADAEGTITRIAVENGAAVKAGDVLVEFDTTVETAQLAAAEARHRIARLDRQRAEELLAKNTISQAQLDAADAQLRQTEADAAAVKALLEKKIVRAPFSGRVGIRLINLGQFVARGAPLMPLQRLDPMYVDLQIPQRQLPQVAVGQQVNVRIDAFPDRVFEGRVSAINPAVDAASRNVSVQATIANPDELLRSGMFARAEIELKAGNPEVVLPATAISYASYGNSVFIIEKMKHADGSEYLGVRQMFVKLGASRGDMIAVLDGVKPGDEVATSGVFKLRNGLEIQINNTVKPESQVDPKPANT, encoded by the coding sequence ATGCTCAAGAGATTATTGTGTCTCATCGGAGGAGTCGCACTCGTGTTTTTTACACTCGGTGCCGTCAAGGTGTCGCAAATCAAGGAGATGTCATCGCACCAGCATGCGATGCCCGCCGCTGCTGTCACCTCCGCGAAGGCGGAGCAGGCCGTGTGGCGGCGGACGCTGAATTCCATCGCAACCCTGGCGCCGGTTGAAGGCGTTCTCCTCGCAGCCGATGCGGAGGGAACGATCACGCGGATCGCCGTTGAGAACGGCGCGGCCGTGAAGGCGGGCGACGTGCTGGTTGAATTCGACACCACGGTCGAAACCGCGCAACTGGCTGCGGCCGAAGCCCGCCATCGGATCGCCAGGCTCGACCGCCAGCGGGCCGAGGAGCTTCTCGCGAAGAACACCATCAGCCAGGCGCAACTGGACGCCGCGGATGCCCAGTTGCGTCAGACCGAGGCGGATGCCGCAGCGGTGAAGGCGTTGTTGGAAAAGAAGATCGTCCGTGCTCCGTTTTCGGGTCGCGTGGGCATCCGGCTGATCAACCTGGGGCAGTTTGTGGCGCGAGGCGCGCCGCTCATGCCCCTGCAGCGGCTGGATCCGATGTATGTCGACCTCCAGATTCCGCAGCGCCAGCTGCCCCAGGTTGCCGTCGGGCAGCAGGTCAATGTGCGCATCGACGCCTTTCCGGACCGTGTTTTTGAAGGAAGGGTCAGCGCGATCAATCCAGCCGTGGATGCGGCATCCCGCAATGTTTCCGTGCAGGCGACGATCGCCAATCCCGATGAGTTGCTTCGCTCCGGCATGTTCGCACGCGCCGAGATAGAGTTGAAGGCGGGCAACCCCGAGGTCGTGCTTCCGGCGACAGCAATCTCCTACGCATCCTATGGCAATTCGGTTTTCATCATTGAGAAGATGAAGCATGCCGATGGGTCCGAGTATCTGGGGGTGAGGCAGATGTTCGTGAAACTGGGTGCCTCGCGTGGCGACATGATTGCAGTCCTCGATGGCGTGAAGCCGGGGGATGAGGTCGCCACATCCGGTGTGTTCAAGCTGCGCAACGGACTCGAGATCCAGATAAACAACACGGTGAAGCCTGAGAGCCAGGTGGATCCCAAGCCTGCCAACACCTGA
- a CDS encoding efflux RND transporter permease subunit, whose protein sequence is MKSSFTDLFIRKPVIALVVNIVILVVGVMSYFSLNVRQYPKSDSAVVKVTTIYFGASAETVRGYITTQLERVIASADGIDYIESESRSGMSTINVYLRLNYDTNAALAQIGSKIDQVRSQLPPEAEAPSISVETSDNQFASMYLSFHSKDMEANQVTDFLDRVVQPQLASLKGVQRADILGGRTFAMRIWLKPDALAAHGLSPSEVRQALASNNALAAVGATKGSMITVSLVADTDLKNVDEFRRLVVAERNNAIIRLSDVADVTLGAESYDEEVRFSGQRATFMGIWVLPTESTLEVIKRVRDALPGIEAGLPSGMKMSIGYDATAYIDDALKEIVKTLGETLAIVAVVIFLFLGSVRSVLIPLVAMPLSLIGAVFIMLLLGFTINLLTLLAIVLAVGIVVDDAIVVVENVERHVREGRSPFDAAVLGARELVATVISMTITLAAVYAPIGFQGGLTGALFREFAFTLAGAVTISGFVALTLSPMMSARLLRDHAHEERGLTGITNHMFDRLRTAYDRLIGAMLATRERRKLGWGVLPAGIATSSILFVAGLIGMKVAGGALAGRNVSMLGAGALALGVVPAVLALVFDVAFGRRFKTVQFVLAGGVMLCMLLPVFFMFAQKELAPKEDQGFIGTFLIASPTSTIEHNVRYADEVQRLFESVPEYAASFQLTTPNFGFGGLIAKPWSERKRTTVQIEQSLLTETAKIAGMNVVLNTPDALPSGGQYPIEFVIRSTADHRQMLEVADQLTLFANTEANAPDQAPTFYFADSDLKFDLPQYEIEIDKDKVAAMGLSLTDIARDLGSMLGGGYVNRFVNDGRSYRVIPQVERSHRLTADQILDYHVRGPNGRLVPLSTIATLKETVQPRTLNRFQQLNSVKIIGVGPSPDQALRKLEKKASEILPPEYSIDYGGQSRQLRYEGNALLMSGGLAVILIFLVLAAQFNSFRDPCIILFGSVPLALVGAALPIFLWKTSLNIYSQIGMTTLVGLVAKNGILIVEFANSLQEKGVPKLEATRRAAATRLRPVLMTSAATVFGHLMLIFVTGPGAAARNSIGWVLVVGMTVGSFFTLFIVPAFYALIARDHSKDRHIERESTLLAQHSPELAIK, encoded by the coding sequence ATGAAATCGAGTTTTACGGACCTGTTCATTCGCAAGCCGGTCATCGCGCTTGTCGTCAACATTGTGATCCTGGTGGTGGGCGTGATGTCCTACTTTTCGCTCAATGTCCGCCAGTACCCGAAAAGTGACAGCGCGGTCGTCAAGGTGACAACCATCTACTTCGGTGCGAGCGCGGAGACGGTGCGCGGCTACATCACCACCCAGCTTGAGCGCGTCATCGCAAGTGCGGACGGCATCGACTACATTGAGTCGGAAAGCCGCTCGGGGATGAGCACGATCAATGTTTATCTGCGGCTCAACTACGATACGAATGCGGCGCTTGCGCAGATCGGCTCGAAAATTGACCAGGTGCGCAGCCAGCTCCCGCCAGAGGCCGAGGCGCCCTCGATATCCGTTGAGACGAGCGACAACCAGTTCGCCTCGATGTATCTGAGTTTCCACTCAAAGGACATGGAGGCCAACCAGGTCACCGACTTCCTTGACCGGGTCGTGCAGCCGCAACTGGCCTCGTTGAAGGGCGTGCAGCGGGCCGACATTCTGGGGGGGAGGACCTTTGCGATGCGCATCTGGCTGAAGCCGGACGCGCTGGCGGCGCATGGGCTCAGTCCGTCTGAAGTCCGCCAGGCGCTGGCCAGCAACAACGCCTTGGCGGCGGTTGGAGCAACCAAGGGGTCCATGATCACCGTGAGTCTGGTCGCGGATACCGATCTCAAGAATGTTGATGAGTTCAGGAGGCTCGTCGTGGCCGAGCGCAACAACGCGATCATCCGTCTGTCCGATGTCGCGGATGTCACGCTTGGCGCGGAGAGCTATGATGAGGAGGTTCGCTTCAGTGGCCAACGCGCGACATTCATGGGCATCTGGGTTCTGCCAACGGAATCCACGCTGGAGGTGATCAAGCGCGTGCGAGACGCGCTGCCGGGAATCGAGGCCGGACTTCCGTCGGGCATGAAAATGTCGATCGGTTACGATGCCACGGCATACATTGATGATGCGCTCAAGGAGATCGTGAAGACGCTGGGCGAAACGCTGGCGATCGTTGCTGTCGTCATCTTCCTGTTCCTCGGATCAGTTCGGTCGGTGCTGATTCCGCTGGTCGCAATGCCGCTTTCATTGATCGGCGCGGTCTTCATCATGCTGCTGCTCGGATTCACGATCAACCTGCTCACGCTGCTCGCCATCGTGCTCGCCGTCGGTATCGTCGTCGATGACGCGATCGTCGTCGTCGAGAATGTCGAGCGGCATGTCCGCGAGGGCAGGAGTCCTTTTGATGCCGCCGTGCTCGGTGCGCGGGAACTCGTGGCGACGGTCATCTCGATGACGATCACCCTGGCGGCCGTCTATGCTCCGATCGGTTTTCAAGGCGGACTGACCGGCGCGCTCTTCCGGGAGTTTGCTTTCACGCTCGCGGGGGCGGTGACGATTTCTGGTTTTGTGGCGCTGACGCTGTCGCCGATGATGAGTGCGCGCCTCCTCAGGGATCATGCGCACGAGGAGCGCGGTCTGACGGGCATCACCAATCACATGTTCGACCGATTGCGCACGGCTTACGACCGGCTCATAGGAGCGATGCTGGCGACTCGGGAACGGCGGAAGCTGGGCTGGGGCGTGCTGCCGGCGGGGATTGCGACGAGCAGCATCTTGTTTGTCGCGGGGCTGATCGGGATGAAGGTGGCTGGGGGCGCGCTTGCGGGAAGGAACGTCAGCATGCTTGGCGCCGGCGCCCTCGCACTGGGCGTGGTTCCGGCGGTCCTCGCATTGGTTTTCGATGTGGCCTTTGGCCGGCGATTCAAGACCGTGCAGTTCGTCCTGGCCGGAGGCGTCATGCTCTGCATGCTCCTTCCGGTCTTCTTCATGTTTGCGCAGAAGGAACTGGCGCCGAAGGAGGATCAGGGCTTCATCGGAACCTTTCTCATTGCGTCCCCGACATCGACCATTGAGCACAATGTCCGCTATGCGGACGAGGTTCAGAGGCTGTTTGAGAGTGTGCCGGAGTACGCGGCGTCCTTCCAGCTTACGACGCCGAACTTCGGATTTGGAGGCCTGATTGCCAAGCCATGGTCCGAACGAAAGCGGACGACGGTGCAGATTGAACAATCGCTTCTTACTGAAACCGCGAAGATAGCCGGCATGAACGTGGTGTTGAACACGCCGGATGCCCTTCCCTCCGGCGGCCAGTACCCAATTGAATTCGTGATCCGGTCAACGGCTGACCACCGGCAGATGCTTGAGGTTGCCGACCAACTGACCCTGTTTGCGAACACCGAGGCGAATGCGCCGGATCAGGCACCGACATTCTATTTCGCGGATAGTGATCTCAAATTCGACCTGCCGCAGTACGAGATCGAAATCGACAAGGACAAGGTGGCCGCCATGGGTCTGAGTCTGACCGACATTGCCCGCGACCTGGGTTCCATGCTGGGTGGTGGTTATGTGAACCGCTTCGTCAACGACGGGCGCAGCTATCGCGTCATTCCGCAAGTGGAGCGCTCGCACCGGCTCACGGCGGACCAGATCCTCGACTATCATGTGCGGGGTCCGAATGGTCGGCTTGTTCCGCTTTCCACCATTGCGACACTGAAAGAGACGGTGCAGCCGCGCACACTCAATCGGTTCCAGCAGCTCAACTCGGTGAAGATCATAGGAGTCGGACCCAGCCCGGACCAGGCGTTGCGGAAGCTGGAGAAGAAGGCCTCGGAAATCCTGCCGCCCGAGTACTCGATCGACTACGGCGGCCAGTCGCGGCAGCTTCGCTACGAGGGCAATGCGCTCCTGATGTCGGGTGGGCTTGCGGTGATTCTGATCTTTCTGGTGCTGGCCGCGCAGTTTAACAGCTTCCGCGATCCGTGCATCATTCTGTTCGGCTCGGTGCCGCTCGCCCTGGTTGGCGCCGCCTTGCCGATCTTTCTCTGGAAAACCTCGCTGAACATCTATTCGCAGATCGGCATGACCACGCTCGTGGGGCTGGTGGCCAAGAATGGCATTCTCATCGTCGAGTTTGCGAACTCCCTCCAGGAGAAGGGTGTCCCAAAACTGGAGGCGACCCGCCGTGCCGCGGCAACCCGCCTGCGCCCGGTTCTCATGACCTCGGCGGCAACGGTCTTTGGACATCTCATGCTGATTTTTGTCACGGGCCCCGGTGCGGCGGCCCGCAACAGCATTGGCTGGGTGCTGGTGGTTGGCATGACGGTCGGATCATTCTTCACCTTGTTCATCGTCCCCGCATTCTATGCGCTCATTGCCCGCGATCATTCGAAGGACCGTCACATCGAGCGCGAATCCACGCTGCTTGCCCAGCACAGTCCTGAACTTGCCATCAAATAA
- a CDS encoding TolC family protein, giving the protein MHNLSSRAALCCVILVSTMGLAAQSTSTQPVPETLDLPTALQYALENNFSIRQARERIRQQEGVVLEVSSRHIPNVSVGAAYQRNAREIAQTFPQDDSAWNIQIQARQAIYAGGGINASISGAKLAREAAVLELQGVINDALLSVRTRFYDVLLARESIKVREQSVALLQEQLQNARNRFEAGASSSFEVLRAEVALANAQPALIQARNAFRLSIEELRQALGFVNGEGENLRKVPEFIGELKAEPVSFDLKTSLETARANRPELARLSKLEDAREQGVKAARSGHLPSVDAIAGYQWRKTGLSDSFRDAADGWLVGVQSQWNVFDGRATAGRIAQARSQLAQAQLSIKEAQLAVDVEVRRALSSLQEAWELAEASRKVVDQAAEALRLANVRQSAGTATQLDVLTSQVDLTQARNNQLQANYNYLVALANLRKAIGQADTFATTS; this is encoded by the coding sequence ATGCACAATCTCTCTTCCCGTGCGGCTCTCTGCTGCGTGATTCTTGTCAGTACGATGGGCCTGGCGGCCCAGTCAACGTCCACGCAGCCGGTTCCCGAGACCCTGGACCTTCCCACGGCCCTGCAGTATGCACTGGAGAACAACTTCTCCATTCGCCAGGCCCGGGAGCGCATACGGCAGCAGGAGGGTGTTGTGCTTGAAGTCTCCTCGCGACACATCCCGAACGTGTCTGTCGGTGCCGCCTATCAACGGAACGCGCGCGAGATTGCGCAGACCTTTCCTCAGGACGATTCCGCCTGGAACATTCAGATCCAGGCGCGACAGGCAATCTATGCGGGTGGCGGCATCAATGCATCGATTTCCGGTGCGAAACTCGCGCGGGAGGCTGCGGTGCTCGAACTGCAGGGGGTGATCAACGACGCGCTGCTCTCCGTGCGCACGCGGTTCTATGACGTCCTGCTGGCGCGCGAGAGCATCAAGGTGCGCGAACAGTCCGTGGCGCTGCTTCAGGAGCAGCTTCAAAATGCCAGGAACCGCTTTGAGGCCGGAGCATCCTCCAGTTTCGAGGTGCTTCGCGCGGAGGTCGCGCTGGCCAATGCGCAGCCCGCCTTGATTCAAGCCCGCAATGCATTCCGCCTCTCCATCGAGGAGCTGCGCCAGGCGCTGGGTTTTGTGAATGGCGAGGGTGAGAACCTGCGCAAGGTCCCGGAGTTCATTGGGGAACTGAAGGCCGAGCCGGTTTCCTTCGATCTGAAAACCTCGTTGGAGACGGCCCGTGCCAATCGCCCCGAACTCGCACGCCTTTCCAAACTGGAGGATGCCCGTGAGCAGGGCGTGAAGGCGGCCCGCTCCGGCCACCTTCCCTCCGTTGACGCCATTGCCGGCTACCAGTGGCGCAAGACGGGATTGAGCGACAGTTTTCGCGATGCCGCGGATGGCTGGCTTGTCGGTGTGCAATCGCAGTGGAACGTTTTCGACGGCCGGGCAACGGCCGGGCGCATTGCACAGGCGCGCTCCCAGCTTGCGCAGGCTCAATTGTCCATCAAGGAGGCGCAGCTGGCGGTTGACGTCGAGGTGCGCCGGGCACTCTCTTCGCTCCAGGAGGCGTGGGAGCTTGCGGAAGCCTCCAGGAAGGTTGTGGACCAGGCGGCTGAGGCCTTGCGGCTTGCAAATGTCCGTCAGTCCGCCGGGACCGCGACGCAGCTGGATGTTCTCACATCCCAGGTTGATCTGACCCAGGCCCGGAACAATCAACTTCAGGCCAACTACAACTACCTCGTGGCGCTGGCCAATCTTCGCAAGGCGATCGGCCAGGCGGATACTTTCGCCACAACCAGCTGA
- a CDS encoding TonB-dependent receptor: protein MNKRMLLRSNPSCPAIVTGVFSILVTLSCGFAQSSAPSASSHGREDVVSLDALQVTGTALRSLEEVENRRETLNIADSLTMDELGNLADENLADALIRLPGISAMQTLYGEQEASYVSVRGIPADLSYTSFDGITMFSTANNGDGLRRVDLNLIPTQISRTTRVYKSFTADLDAGAIGGVTNIEPYSALKDRRTANIRLQLTGETGQGKYISDFYTRTGNYKNRPIGGALSGLYVNRFGRDGRFGVVLSGVYRQRDYSYTKTNPNGRVYYTPTSTTAASNLSNWDGLHPFPTIYRPMDYTKYSEMYGGSAKFEYRISDVWSVSLLGFDYKKFEDQDLDQFYLETFTALTRPSPDVGRFKIGRVRSIYSYDRFAQETRGLIFKVEGRLSTDSTLELRAGAYQNEFYNKDETVTFLYSPPSSFVTFDYSGSLFPKTTVENADALASVSSFRLSSAPINIVDSKVDSKQVRIDYKKNYSNNSPGFGYAAGADWRETEVSRDGTTTNFVNNSAPLTGMGFVPDFRSVNYPYPVVWVNYTQFAQTVLPNLAVNQNSTRNASWESDYFYKEQLFAAYVSARYSWESTKLIAGARYDKVDYDARSPLAGASGAFDGTFTPSGGTWENLLPSAIVTHYFTPGLRARAAVSKSLGRPQFDDIAQAVIRNDENLTITRGNPNLKPRRSTNYDLALEYFFSKDGMASLTGFAKDIKDDIYTQAVDEEIDGVVYRATQPYNSSQSKIRGVEVALMHNAIPGLPGVFEKRVGVALNYTKLWAEMNYLSGTTYVRLKSLQYQPDYMANATIFYTFPRKKGEIRISYNWKGKSPISLGLYPWTTYWLRESERLDVGIRYSLTQNFIVKLQARNLTNQGVKQGYLAPFEMNRYEMDQDRTYALDFTYKF, encoded by the coding sequence ATGAACAAACGAATGCTGCTCCGATCGAACCCGTCCTGCCCGGCAATTGTCACCGGCGTTTTTTCCATCCTCGTCACCCTGAGCTGCGGTTTCGCGCAATCTTCCGCTCCGTCGGCCAGTTCGCATGGCAGGGAGGACGTCGTGAGCCTGGACGCGCTGCAGGTCACCGGAACGGCGCTGCGAAGCCTTGAGGAAGTGGAGAACCGCCGTGAGACCCTGAATATTGCGGACAGCCTGACGATGGACGAACTCGGGAACCTGGCTGATGAGAATCTGGCCGACGCACTGATCCGGCTGCCGGGCATCAGTGCGATGCAGACGCTCTACGGCGAGCAGGAGGCGTCCTATGTTTCCGTGCGAGGCATTCCTGCCGATCTGAGTTACACCTCGTTCGACGGCATAACAATGTTTTCCACTGCCAACAACGGCGACGGCCTGCGCCGCGTGGACTTGAACCTGATTCCCACGCAGATTTCACGCACCACCCGCGTGTACAAGAGTTTCACCGCCGACCTGGATGCCGGGGCCATCGGGGGCGTCACCAACATCGAGCCATACAGCGCGCTCAAGGACCGGCGCACCGCGAACATCCGGCTGCAGCTGACCGGCGAGACGGGCCAGGGCAAATACATTTCCGACTTCTACACCCGCACCGGCAACTACAAGAACAGGCCGATTGGCGGCGCCCTGTCGGGATTGTATGTGAATCGTTTTGGCCGCGATGGCCGGTTCGGCGTGGTCCTCAGCGGCGTCTATCGCCAGCGGGACTACAGCTACACCAAGACCAATCCCAACGGTCGTGTGTATTACACCCCCACCAGCACAACAGCGGCCAGCAACCTCTCGAATTGGGATGGCCTGCATCCTTTCCCGACGATCTACCGCCCGATGGACTACACGAAGTACTCCGAGATGTACGGCGGTTCGGCCAAGTTTGAGTATCGCATTTCCGACGTCTGGTCGGTGTCGCTGCTTGGATTTGACTACAAGAAGTTCGAGGATCAGGACCTCGATCAGTTCTATCTTGAGACCTTCACCGCCCTCACCCGCCCGAGCCCCGATGTCGGCCGTTTCAAGATCGGCCGCGTTCGCTCCATCTACAGCTACGATCGTTTTGCGCAGGAAACCCGCGGCCTCATTTTCAAGGTGGAGGGCAGGCTCAGCACCGACTCCACGCTCGAACTGCGCGCCGGAGCCTATCAAAACGAATTCTACAACAAGGATGAGACCGTCACGTTCCTCTACAGCCCGCCTTCTTCCTTTGTCACGTTTGATTACAGCGGCAGCCTGTTCCCGAAGACCACGGTTGAGAACGCGGATGCTCTGGCCAGCGTCTCAAGCTTCCGCCTGAGCTCGGCACCGATCAACATCGTCGATTCCAAGGTGGACTCCAAGCAGGTCCGAATCGACTACAAGAAGAACTATTCCAACAACAGTCCCGGCTTCGGGTACGCCGCCGGCGCCGATTGGCGCGAGACGGAGGTCAGCCGCGACGGCACCACCACGAACTTCGTCAACAACAGCGCCCCGTTGACCGGGATGGGATTTGTGCCCGACTTTCGTTCGGTGAACTACCCCTATCCGGTGGTTTGGGTCAACTACACCCAGTTCGCGCAGACCGTGCTCCCGAACCTGGCGGTCAACCAGAACTCAACCAGGAACGCTTCCTGGGAAAGCGACTACTTCTACAAGGAACAGTTGTTCGCCGCGTACGTCTCGGCGAGATACAGTTGGGAAAGCACCAAGCTTATCGCGGGCGCGCGCTACGACAAGGTGGACTACGACGCTCGCTCTCCGCTCGCCGGTGCCAGCGGTGCTTTTGACGGGACGTTCACCCCGTCCGGCGGCACATGGGAAAACCTGCTGCCCTCCGCCATCGTGACCCATTACTTCACTCCCGGCCTTCGCGCCAGGGCCGCCGTCAGCAAGTCGCTCGGCCGTCCCCAGTTCGACGATATCGCCCAGGCGGTGATCCGCAATGATGAGAACCTGACGATCACGCGTGGCAACCCGAACCTGAAGCCGCGCCGCTCCACCAATTACGACCTCGCCCTGGAATACTTCTTCAGCAAGGACGGAATGGCATCGCTGACCGGATTCGCAAAGGACATCAAGGACGACATCTACACCCAGGCTGTCGACGAGGAGATCGACGGTGTTGTCTACAGGGCGACCCAGCCGTACAATTCCTCGCAATCGAAGATTCGCGGGGTGGAAGTCGCCTTGATGCACAATGCGATTCCGGGGCTGCCGGGCGTCTTTGAGAAGCGCGTGGGTGTTGCGCTCAACTACACCAAATTGTGGGCCGAAATGAACTACCTTTCCGGCACGACCTATGTGCGCTTGAAGTCACTCCAGTACCAGCCCGACTACATGGCCAACGCGACGATTTTCTACACGTTTCCGCGGAAGAAGGGCGAGATCCGCATCTCTTACAACTGGAAGGGCAAGAGTCCGATTTCGCTCGGTCTCTATCCGTGGACGACCTACTGGCTGCGCGAGTCTGAACGCCTCGACGTGGGCATCCGGTATTCTCTTACACAGAACTTCATCGTGAAGCTGCAGGCAAGGAACCTGACCAACCAGGGGGTGAAGCAGGGCTATCTCGCACCTTTCGAGATGAATCGCTACGAAATGGATCAGGACAGGACGTACGCGCTGGATTTCACCTACAAGTTCTAG
- a CDS encoding LacI family DNA-binding transcriptional regulator, translated as MPRLLGVTLADVARAAGLSTGGASYALRGHPSIPAGTVERVRQIAAKMNYRSDLRVSSLMATIRRGRMLAQPETLAFVWVNTPRKTDNLPIHLQHYVKVLVQAARQRAEQLGSGIEEFWLGQSGLTPHRLHSILRARGISGVLISPAAGNQCVAIDWDWQVLAPAIIGSTEISPVINRAAHYHFRSVWRTLERLRVEGRARPAAILSETVQGRIHRMQHAAFITHHPTPAIAHKAVRFCEPGEFRRLGRWLKSFRPDALLLGWQVDERILEQLRELAPQASRIVTLDWHPHGVLPGIDPCNEVIASNAVDLVIAQLHRNECGVAPLPTTVLLDGEWRETS; from the coding sequence CGCGCCGCCGGATTGAGTACCGGCGGCGCATCCTACGCTCTTCGCGGCCATCCGAGCATACCCGCCGGCACAGTCGAGCGAGTTCGGCAGATTGCGGCGAAGATGAACTATCGTTCCGACCTGCGCGTCAGCTCCCTGATGGCAACCATCCGGCGGGGCCGCATGCTCGCGCAGCCCGAAACGCTGGCTTTTGTCTGGGTGAACACACCCAGGAAAACGGACAACCTGCCGATCCACCTGCAGCATTACGTGAAGGTGCTGGTCCAGGCCGCCCGGCAGCGTGCCGAACAGCTCGGATCAGGCATTGAGGAATTCTGGCTCGGGCAGTCAGGCCTGACACCGCACCGGCTCCATTCCATCCTCCGCGCACGGGGAATCTCCGGCGTCCTCATCTCCCCCGCCGCTGGCAACCAGTGCGTTGCGATTGACTGGGACTGGCAAGTCCTGGCTCCGGCCATCATCGGAAGCACCGAGATCTCACCGGTGATCAACCGCGCGGCGCACTACCATTTTCGCAGCGTCTGGCGTACGTTGGAGCGGCTCCGCGTGGAAGGAAGAGCGCGCCCCGCCGCGATCCTCAGCGAAACGGTGCAGGGCAGAATTCACCGCATGCAGCACGCCGCGTTCATCACCCATCATCCAACACCCGCGATCGCGCACAAGGCCGTGCGCTTCTGCGAACCTGGTGAATTTCGGAGATTGGGCCGCTGGCTCAAAAGCTTCCGGCCCGATGCCTTGTTGCTGGGCTGGCAGGTGGACGAGAGGATCCTCGAGCAATTGCGCGAGCTGGCCCCTCAGGCCAGCCGGATCGTTACCTTGGACTGGCATCCGCACGGCGTGCTTCCGGGCATTGATCCCTGCAACGAGGTCATCGCTTCCAATGCAGTGGATCTCGTAATCGCACAATTGCACCGCAACGAATGTGGCGTCGCACCGCTTCCGACCACGGTACTGCTGGATGGAGAGTGGCGCGAGACCTCGTGA